The following are encoded together in the Citrus sinensis cultivar Valencia sweet orange chromosome 1, DVS_A1.0, whole genome shotgun sequence genome:
- the LOC127903770 gene encoding protein FAR1-RELATED SEQUENCE 5-like, which translates to MEKSIEEFEEIEEDNLLDDEPMIGMSFDSEIEMYNYYREYGKRKGFPVMRRSSSKGIDGMIRHVSYVCGRSGATRSKSSNPLRPQPNAKIGCNAKLGGGLEEDGKWRIRVLNIKHNHTLLTPTKSKFFRCNRSLSSYAKKKLDVNDRAGIRLSQNYQSLVIEAGGHENVTFTERDCRNHIQKEKRLRLGDGDAAALQNYFMRVQSEDNMFFFSMQVDDEGRLKNVFWAEPRNREAYKEFGDVVTFDTTYLTNKYDMPFAPFVGVNHHGHSILFGCGLISHEDVETFTWLFRTWLACMSNSAPIGIITDQDKAMKIAIAAVFPNTRHRWCLWHILKKIPDKLGGYKQYRDISDMLHCAVYDSQSPAKFEEIWHRMIVEYDLGGNDWLHGLYNERHHWVPCYLKDSFWAGMSTTQRSESMNAFFDGYVNSKTALKQFVEQYSNALKSKVQKEVEEDARCLSQQMPCVTSYEMEKQVRDVYTILKFQEFQKELTAKMYCEYVNSMGCEHIVREDVKIGEFKKRIFFEVHFEKDKGEISCSCSMFQFRGILCRHAIYIMIRNDSEVLPEKYILRRWRKDVWRCHSRVKTSHELHGCTDEQKRYEKMCVRFAEVANVAARNVESSNLVLNWIEDVRRDLPEPIQCEGNNVGFSGQGSCSNSMGISTNATEGVRDPEVRRRKGRPPCQRKKSTRSTKPKKNSTRSDAEDGHADNILSSQVSIVTPQGSNIATTLLNVGGSDIHTNIYPYGTTNYYNHPQLQQHPQLLQHGHFQQLLFQQANEYGVNSEFQHDFGK; encoded by the exons atgGAAAAAAGCATTGAAGAGTTTGAGGAAATTGAGGAGGACAACTTACTGGATGATGAGCCAATGATTGGGATGTCATTCGATAGTGAGATTGAAATGTATAATTATTACAGAGAATATGGTAAAAGAAAAGGGTTTCCAGTTATGCGAAGAAGTAGTAGTAAGGGCATTGATGGGATGATACGACATGTGAGTTATGTTTGTGGGCGGAGTGGTGCAACAAGAAGCAAATCTAGTAATCCGCTAAGGCCCCAACCTAATGCAAAAATAGGTTGCAATGCTAAATTGGGAGGAGGATTAGAGGAAGACGGAAAGTGGAGGATTCgagttttaaatattaaacacaACCATACATTGTTGACTCCAACCAAGTCTAAATTTTTCCGATGTAATCGTAGCCTTAGTTCATATGCAAAAAAGAAGCTTGATGTAAATGATAGAGCAGGGATTAGATTGTCCCAAAATTATCAATCACTTGTTATTGAGGCTGGTGGGCATGAAAATGTGACATTCACAGAAAGAGATTGTAGAAATCATATACAGAAAGAAAAACGGCTACGCCTTGGGGATGGAGATGCTGCTGCTcttcaaaactattttatgAGAGTGCAGTCAGAAGacaatatgtttttttttagtatgcAAGTGGATGATGAGGGTCGATTGAAAAATGTATTTTGGGCTGAGCCAAGGAATAGGGAAGCATACAAAGAGTTTGGAGATGTTGTTACTTTTGACACAACATACCTTACAAATAAGTATGACATGCCATTTGCTCCATTTGTGGGAGTAAATCATCATGGTCATTCTATTTTGTTTGGTTGTGGATTGATTTCACATGAGGATGTTGAGACGTTCACTTGGTTATTTCGAACGTGGCTAGCATGCATGTCCAATTCCGCTCCCATTGGAATTATTACAGACCAAGACAAGGCCATGAAAATTGCAATTGCTGCTGTCTTTCCTAATACTCGACATCGGTGGTGTTTGTGGCATATACTTAAGAAGATTCCGGATAAGCTAGGGGGCTATAAACAATATCGTGACATTAGCGATATGTTGCATTGTGCTGTTTATGATTCACAGAGCCCTGCAAAGTTCGAGGAAATTTGGCACCGCATGATTGTAGAATATGATTTGGGTGGTAATGATTGGCTACATGGCTTGTATAATGAGAGACATCATTGGGTACCATGTTACCTGAAGGATAGTTTTTGGGCTGGAATGTCAACTACTCAACGAAGTGAGAGCATGAATGCGTTTTTTGATGGTTATGTTAACTCAAAAACTGCATTGAAGCAATTTGTAGAGCAGTACAGTAATGCATTAAAGAGTAAAGTTCAAAAAGAAGTCGAAGAAGATGCCAGGTGTCTTTCACAACAAATGCCATGCGTAACATCTTACGAGATGGAGAAGCAAGTACGAGATGTGTACACCATTTTAAAGTTTCAGGAGTTTCAGAAAGAGTTGACTGCGAAGATGTATTGTGAATACGTCAATTCAATGGGTTGTGAACATATAGTCAGAGAAGATGTTAAAATTGGAGAgtttaagaaaagaattttttttgaagtacattttgaaaaagataagGGTGAGATCAGTTGCAGTTGTTCGATGTTCCAATTTAGAGGAATTCTGTGCAGACATGCCATTTACATCATGATACGCAATGACTCGGAAGTACTTCCAGAAAAGTACATTCTACGAAGATGGAGAAAAGATGTGTGGAGATGCCATAGTAGGGTCAAAACGAGTCATGAGTTGCACGGTTGCACAGATGAGCAAAAGCGGTATGAGAAAATGTGTGTTAGGTTTGCAGAAGTTGCAAACGTGGCTGCAAGAAATGTTGAGAGTTCTAATCTTgttttgaattggattgaggATGTACGGAGAGATCTACCAGAGCCAATTCAATGCGAAGGTAACAACGTGGGATTTTCAGGTCAAGGAAGTTGTAGTAACAGCATGGGAATTTCAACAAATGCAACTGAGGGAGTACGTGATCCAGAAGTGAGGCGTCGGAAAGGTCGTCCACCTTGTCAAAGGAAAAAGTCAACAAGGTCTACCAAACCTAAAAAGAATTCAACACGTTCGGATGCAGAG GATGGACATGCAGACAATATATTATCTTCTCAAGTGTCTATTGTAACTCCACAAGGAAGCAATATTGCAACA ACACTTCTAAATGTTGGAGGAAGTGATATTCATACGAATATATACCCATATGGAACTACAAACTATTATAAT CACCCACAACTCCAGCAGCACCCACAACTCCTACAGCATGGACATTTTCAACAGTTACTCTTTCAACAAGCTAATGAATATGGAGTTAATTCGGAGTTTCAACatgattttggaaaataa
- the LOC102618655 gene encoding S-adenosylmethionine synthase: protein METFLFTSESVNEGHPDKLCDQVSDAVLDACLAQDPDSKVACETCTKTNMVMVFGEITTKANVDYEKIVRDTCRSIGFTSDDVGLDADHCKVLVNIEQQSPDIAQGVHGHLTKRAEEIGAGDQGHMFGYATDETPELMPLSHVLATKLGAKLTEVRKNGTCPWLRPDGKTQVTVEYYNENGAMVPVRVHTVLISTQHDETVTNDEIAADLKQHVIKPVIPDKYLDDKTIFHLNPSGRFVIGGPHGDAGLTGRKIIIDTYGGWGAHGGGAFSGKDPTKVDRSGAYIVRQAAKSIVASGLARRCIVQVSYAIGVPEPLSVFVDSYGTGKIPDKEILKIVKENFDFRPGMISINLDLKRGGNGRFLKTAAYGHFGRDDPDFTWEIVKPLK, encoded by the coding sequence atggaaacatttcttttcacatcAGAATCAGTGAACGAGGGTCACCCGGACAAGCTGTGTGACCAAGTTTCGGACGCAGTACTGGACGCGTGTTTGGCTCAGGATCCTGACAGCAAAGTTGCATGTGAAACATGCACAAAGACCAACATGGTCATGGTTTTTGGAGAAATTACAACCAAGGCCAATGTGGATTACGAGAAAATCGTGCGTGATACATGCAGATCGATTGGGTTCACATCGGACGATGTGGGGCTTGATGCTGATCACTGCAAAGTTCTTGTTAATATTGAGCAGCAGAGCCCTGACATTGCTCAGGGTGTTCATGGGCATCTCACAAAGCGGGCTGAGGAGATTGGTGCTGGTGACCAGGGTCACATGTTTGGTTACGCCACTGATGAGACTCCTGAGTTGATGCCTTTGAGTCATGTGCTTGCAACAAAGCTTGGTGCTAAGCTTACAGAAGTGAGGAAGAATGGGACCTGTCCATGGCTGAGGCCAGATGGCAAAACACAAGTCACTGTTGAGTATTACAATGAGAATGGGGCCATGGTTCCTGTTCGTGTCCATACTGTGCTTATCTCAACTCAGCACGATGAGACTGTAACTAATGATGAGATTGCGGCAGATCTCAAGCAACATGTGATCAAGCCTGTGATTCCTGACAAGTACTTGGATGACAAAACTATTTTCCATCTTAACCCATCTGGCCGTTTTGTTATTGGTGGCCCTCACGGTGATGCTGGGCTCACTGGCCGGAAGATTATTATTGATACTTATGGTGGCTGGGGGGCACACGGCGGTGGGGCTTTCTCAGGGAAAGATCCTACCAAGGTTGATAGAAGCGGTGCTTACATTGTAAGGCAAGCTGCTAAGAGTATTGTGGCAAGTGGGCTTGCCAGGAGATGCATTGTTCAGGTTTCTTACGCTATTGGTGTGCCCGAGCCTTTGTCAGTTTTTGTTGATAGTTATGGGACTGGGAAGATCCCTGACAAGGAAATTTTGAAGATTGTGAAggagaattttgattttaggcCTGGGATGATTTCTATTAATCTTGATCTCAAGAGGGGTGGCAACGGCAGGTTCTTGAAGACTGCCGCTTATGGGCACTTTGGCAGAGATGATCCTGATTTCACTTGGGAGATTGTTAAGCCACTCAAGTAG